In one window of Microbacterium natoriense DNA:
- the acs gene encoding acetate--CoA ligase — protein sequence MSSQIDHLLDETRQFPPSEEFVAQSIASPALYERAAADREGFWADQSRELLHWHKPFTQVLDWSAPPFAKWFDDGELNVSYNCLDRHVEAGNGERIALHWEGEPGDSRAITYAELTDEVKRVANVLQGLGVGQGDRVAIYLPMIPEAIASMLAVARLGATHSVVFGGFSADSLRSRIDDAGAKVVITADGGYRKGKVSPLKPAVDQALADRGEGEQQTVEHVLVVKRGGNEVEWNDDRDLWWHDVVPTASADHEAQPFPAENPLFILYTSGTTGKPKGILHTSGGYLTQAAYSHKYVFDLHPETDVYWCTADIGWITGHSYVAYAPLANGATQVLYEGTPDAPHPGRWWEIIEKYKVSIFYTAPTAIRSFMKIGRAVPNKFDLTSLRVLGSVGEPINPEAWMWYREVIGAGKTPIVDTWWQTETGAMMVSALAGVTATKPGSAQVPLPGISIDVVDESGSEVGNGNGGLLVITEPWPSMLRGIWGDPERYKETYWEKFEDQGYYFAGDGARLDDDGDLWLLGRVDDVMNVSGHRLSTAEIESSLVAHEATAEAAVVGASDETTGQAVVAFVIIKESYLAEHDPAGLAQQLRLWVGEQIGAIARPRDVYVVGELPKTRSGKIMRRLLRDVAEGREVGDTTTLADTAVMSIISAQVK from the coding sequence ATGAGCAGCCAGATCGATCATCTTCTCGATGAGACCCGTCAGTTCCCGCCGTCCGAGGAGTTCGTGGCGCAGTCCATCGCCTCTCCCGCGCTCTACGAGCGCGCCGCCGCAGATCGCGAAGGATTCTGGGCCGACCAGTCCCGCGAACTCTTGCACTGGCACAAACCCTTCACGCAGGTCCTCGACTGGTCAGCACCGCCGTTCGCGAAGTGGTTCGACGACGGCGAGCTGAACGTCTCGTACAACTGCCTCGACCGGCACGTCGAGGCGGGCAACGGCGAGCGGATCGCGCTGCACTGGGAGGGCGAGCCGGGTGACTCGCGCGCCATCACCTACGCCGAGCTGACCGACGAGGTCAAGCGCGTGGCCAACGTCCTGCAAGGTCTCGGCGTGGGTCAGGGCGATCGCGTCGCGATCTACCTGCCGATGATCCCCGAGGCGATCGCTTCGATGCTCGCTGTCGCGCGGCTCGGCGCCACCCATTCGGTCGTGTTCGGCGGGTTCAGCGCCGACAGCCTGCGCTCACGCATCGACGACGCCGGGGCGAAGGTCGTGATCACGGCAGACGGCGGCTACCGCAAGGGCAAGGTGTCGCCCCTCAAGCCGGCGGTCGATCAGGCGCTCGCCGACCGCGGGGAAGGAGAGCAGCAGACCGTCGAGCACGTCCTCGTCGTCAAGCGCGGCGGCAACGAGGTGGAATGGAACGACGATCGCGATCTGTGGTGGCACGACGTGGTGCCGACGGCATCCGCCGATCACGAGGCGCAGCCGTTCCCCGCTGAGAACCCGCTCTTCATCCTCTACACCTCGGGCACGACCGGGAAGCCGAAGGGAATTCTGCACACCTCCGGCGGATACCTGACTCAGGCCGCTTACTCGCACAAGTACGTGTTCGACCTGCACCCCGAGACCGACGTCTACTGGTGCACGGCCGACATCGGCTGGATCACCGGACACAGCTACGTCGCCTACGCCCCGCTCGCGAACGGCGCCACCCAGGTGCTCTACGAAGGCACGCCGGATGCTCCTCACCCCGGTCGCTGGTGGGAGATCATCGAGAAGTACAAGGTGTCGATCTTCTACACCGCCCCGACCGCGATCCGCTCGTTCATGAAGATCGGGCGGGCGGTGCCGAACAAGTTCGATCTGACGTCGCTGCGCGTGCTCGGCTCGGTGGGCGAGCCCATCAACCCCGAGGCGTGGATGTGGTACCGCGAGGTCATCGGCGCGGGCAAGACGCCGATCGTCGACACCTGGTGGCAGACCGAGACCGGCGCCATGATGGTGTCGGCCCTCGCGGGTGTGACCGCCACCAAGCCGGGATCCGCTCAGGTCCCCCTTCCCGGAATCTCGATCGATGTGGTCGACGAGTCGGGTTCAGAGGTCGGCAACGGCAACGGCGGGCTGCTCGTGATCACCGAGCCGTGGCCCAGCATGCTCCGCGGCATCTGGGGAGACCCCGAGCGCTACAAGGAGACCTACTGGGAGAAGTTCGAGGACCAGGGCTACTACTTCGCCGGAGACGGCGCGCGACTCGACGACGACGGCGACCTGTGGCTGCTCGGACGTGTGGATGACGTCATGAACGTCTCAGGGCACCGGCTCTCGACCGCCGAGATCGAGTCATCGCTGGTCGCGCACGAGGCGACAGCAGAGGCCGCTGTGGTCGGGGCGTCCGACGAGACCACAGGGCAGGCGGTGGTCGCCTTCGTCATCATCAAGGAGAGTTATCTCGCCGAGCACGATCCTGCGGGCCTCGCACAGCAGCTGCGGCTGTGGGTCGGTGAGCAGATCGGCGCGATCGCCCGCCCCCGCGACGTGTACGTGGTCGGCGAGCTGCCCAAGACGCGCTCGGGCAAGATCATGCGGCGCCTGCTGCGCGATGTCGCGGAGGGACGAGAGGTCGGCGACACCACGACGCTCGCCGACACCGCGGTGATGAGCATCATCTCGGCGCAGGTGAAGTAG
- a CDS encoding RidA family protein has translation MTTISDRLAELGIELPAVAAPVAAYVPAVVHGDLVYTSGQLPFSGGSLPTTGKVGAEVSAEDANLYARTCALNALAAAADAAGGLDRIAGVLRVGGFVASTPDFTGQPGVINGASTVLGEIFGDAGRHARAAVGVPVLPLDSPVEVEVTFILA, from the coding sequence ATGACCACCATCTCCGATCGTCTCGCCGAGCTCGGCATCGAGCTGCCCGCCGTCGCGGCGCCCGTCGCGGCCTACGTTCCCGCGGTCGTCCACGGCGACCTCGTCTACACCTCGGGACAGCTCCCGTTCTCCGGTGGATCATTGCCGACCACCGGCAAGGTCGGCGCCGAAGTCTCCGCAGAAGACGCGAATCTCTACGCTCGCACCTGTGCGCTGAACGCCCTCGCCGCCGCCGCAGATGCCGCCGGAGGCCTCGATCGCATCGCCGGTGTGCTTCGCGTCGGCGGCTTCGTGGCGTCCACTCCCGACTTCACCGGCCAGCCCGGCGTCATCAACGGCGCCAGCACCGTGCTCGGCGAGATCTTCGGCGACGCCGGTCGGCACGCGCGTGCGGCCGTCGGCGTTCCCGTGCTGCCGCTCGACAGCCCGGTCGAGGTCGAGGTCACCTTCATCCTCGCCTGA
- a CDS encoding transglycosylase domain-containing protein: MPQKNRTVKSVLGGLVGLVGLSVVAGLLVTASVTPVLAMTGITGSTAFSLFEKLPENLKVNAPMEQSTIYATGTDGNPVALASFYEQNRVPLNFDQVAPVMFDAILSSEDKNFYSHGGVNLGATIKAAFGNVVGSTDRGASTITQQYVKNVQIQECEQNVDTSSKNAENYDAQVKKCWSDYAVATGSEGIERKLREMRYALQIEKDYSKNDILLGYLNISSFGGQVYGIEAAANRYFSTTAANLTLAQAATIAGMVQEPNTLRIDLPNGTWTDKDGVAHNSAADGYAKTLERRNYVLERMLIDGKVTQAQYDEAYATPITPAIKTTTQGCTTAGDNAYFCQYVKSVIESDPAFGDSVEERRANLRRGGMQIYTTLDMRVQQPAIDQVHARVPQTIPGILVGGTGVSIETSTGRILAMAQNTAFNETTTANLAAGETSQVFAADKAHYGSTYGFETGSTYKLFTLLEWLNKGHSVNQVLDGRIRTISPFTACGEKVTNKEKINNFGNGGGSISSVARFTAQSLNTGFLAMAQQLDLCDINEVAKSLGVHYGNGDDITVGGTSANTSPNAPFPSVLGSKSVAPLQMAGAYAAVANNGIFCEPKAIDRVVGSDGQDRKIPDTTCTQVLTPEVAATAAFALRGVMEGGTGGQAKPNDGIQVIGKTGTAEKEHTMLIESSTKVTTAVWVGNIDGRQNLSRFRNGDGTPLNNIRYGLARAIQTAANATYGGDPFPKPDDKLTKQVMADVPNVVGQTIEQATATLETAGFTVAVGAPVDSDQPTNIIVAQDPSGQAATGTTITISPSNGTGATIPASVIGESKANAQNTLFGAGFTSIAFDNSCNPPNAKVATTDPAAGTAANKSTTIQITCQ; encoded by the coding sequence ATGCCCCAAAAGAATCGCACGGTGAAGAGCGTGCTCGGCGGCCTCGTCGGGCTCGTCGGCCTCAGCGTCGTCGCCGGACTCCTCGTCACGGCCAGCGTCACCCCCGTCCTCGCAATGACGGGCATCACCGGTTCGACCGCCTTCTCGCTCTTCGAGAAGCTGCCGGAGAACCTCAAGGTCAACGCTCCGATGGAGCAGTCCACGATCTACGCCACAGGGACCGACGGCAATCCCGTCGCACTGGCGTCGTTCTACGAGCAGAACCGCGTCCCGCTGAACTTCGACCAGGTCGCTCCCGTGATGTTCGACGCGATTCTCTCCAGCGAGGACAAGAACTTCTACTCTCACGGCGGCGTGAACCTCGGCGCGACGATCAAGGCCGCGTTCGGCAACGTGGTCGGCTCCACCGACCGCGGCGCCTCGACGATCACGCAGCAGTACGTGAAGAACGTGCAGATCCAGGAGTGCGAGCAGAACGTCGACACCTCTTCTAAGAACGCCGAGAACTACGACGCGCAGGTCAAGAAATGCTGGAGCGACTACGCCGTCGCCACCGGCAGCGAGGGCATCGAGCGCAAGCTGCGGGAGATGCGCTACGCGCTGCAGATCGAGAAGGACTACTCGAAGAACGACATCCTGCTCGGCTACCTGAACATCTCGAGCTTCGGCGGGCAGGTCTACGGCATCGAAGCCGCAGCCAACCGCTACTTCTCGACGACGGCTGCGAACCTCACCCTTGCGCAGGCGGCGACGATCGCCGGCATGGTTCAGGAGCCGAACACGCTCCGCATCGACCTGCCCAACGGGACCTGGACCGATAAAGACGGCGTTGCGCACAACAGCGCAGCCGACGGCTATGCAAAGACTCTCGAGCGCCGCAACTACGTGCTCGAGCGCATGCTGATCGACGGCAAGGTCACCCAGGCCCAGTACGACGAGGCCTACGCGACGCCCATCACACCGGCGATCAAGACGACGACGCAGGGCTGCACCACGGCCGGCGACAACGCGTACTTCTGCCAGTACGTGAAGTCGGTCATCGAGAGCGACCCTGCGTTTGGCGACAGCGTCGAAGAGCGCCGCGCCAACCTCCGCCGCGGCGGCATGCAGATCTATACGACGCTCGATATGCGCGTGCAGCAGCCCGCGATCGATCAGGTGCACGCACGGGTTCCTCAGACCATCCCCGGCATTCTCGTGGGCGGCACCGGCGTCTCGATCGAGACCAGCACGGGACGCATCCTTGCCATGGCACAGAACACCGCGTTCAACGAGACCACGACCGCCAATCTCGCCGCCGGTGAGACCTCTCAGGTCTTCGCCGCCGACAAGGCGCACTACGGCAGCACCTACGGCTTCGAGACCGGATCGACATACAAACTGTTCACCCTGCTCGAGTGGCTCAACAAAGGTCACTCGGTGAACCAGGTGCTCGATGGTCGTATCCGGACGATCAGCCCTTTCACGGCATGCGGCGAGAAGGTGACGAACAAGGAAAAGATCAACAACTTCGGCAATGGCGGCGGTTCGATCAGCAGCGTCGCCCGTTTCACCGCGCAGTCGCTCAACACCGGCTTCCTGGCGATGGCGCAGCAGCTCGACCTGTGCGACATCAACGAGGTGGCCAAGAGCCTGGGCGTGCACTACGGAAACGGTGACGACATCACCGTCGGCGGCACGAGCGCCAACACCTCGCCCAACGCTCCGTTCCCCTCCGTGCTGGGGTCGAAGAGCGTCGCTCCCCTGCAGATGGCGGGCGCTTACGCCGCCGTGGCCAACAACGGCATCTTCTGCGAGCCCAAGGCAATCGACCGCGTCGTCGGCAGCGATGGCCAGGACCGCAAGATCCCTGACACCACATGCACGCAGGTGCTTACGCCCGAGGTGGCCGCGACAGCAGCGTTCGCCCTGCGCGGCGTGATGGAGGGCGGCACGGGTGGCCAGGCCAAGCCCAACGACGGCATCCAGGTGATCGGCAAGACGGGTACCGCCGAGAAGGAGCACACGATGCTCATCGAGTCGAGTACCAAGGTCACGACCGCCGTCTGGGTCGGCAACATCGACGGACGCCAGAACCTCAGCCGGTTCCGCAACGGCGATGGCACGCCACTCAACAACATTCGCTACGGTCTGGCCCGCGCCATTCAGACCGCCGCGAACGCCACCTATGGCGGCGACCCGTTCCCGAAGCCGGATGACAAGCTCACGAAGCAGGTCATGGCCGATGTGCCGAATGTCGTCGGCCAGACCATCGAGCAGGCGACGGCGACCCTCGAAACTGCCGGCTTCACCGTCGCTGTCGGCGCCCCGGTCGACAGCGACCAGCCGACGAACATCATCGTCGCGCAGGACCCGTCAGGCCAGGCAGCCACCGGGACGACCATCACGATCTCGCCGAGCAACGGAACCGGCGCGACGATCCCGGCCTCCGTGATCGGCGAGTCGAAGGCGAACGCGCAGAACACCCTGTTCGGTGCCGGGTTCACCTCGATAGCGTTCGACAACTCGTGCAACCCGCCGAACGCGAAGGTGGCGACGACCGATCCCGCCGCAGGCACCGCCGCGAACAAGAGCACGACGATCCAGATCACGTGCCAGTGA
- a CDS encoding metallophosphoesterase: MTSIRSAHPALIALGAVGAAGAAAAVWGIGIERYLFTVREATASALAPGSMPIKVLHISDAHMAPWQHRKQDWLASLAQLQPDLIVNTGDNLGHRDGLEGIRRAFEPFAGIPGMFVHGSNDVTEPSPRNPLRYFSGPSKKHHKAPELDTAAMDAFFTDELGWTGLNNTAARLQVAGNTVDFFGVDDAHRNWDRLDDLPAAIDALGPRPDGASVIGVTHAPYQRVLNRFVDLGAEAIFGGHTHGGQVCLPGFGALVANCDIPLKQAKGLSTWTHDHRTVPLNVSAGCGHSIYAPVRFACRPEATLLTLTAR, from the coding sequence GTGACCTCGATCCGCTCGGCCCACCCGGCCCTCATCGCGCTCGGCGCGGTGGGGGCCGCTGGCGCTGCCGCCGCGGTCTGGGGCATCGGCATCGAGCGCTACCTGTTCACCGTGCGGGAGGCGACGGCATCCGCTCTCGCTCCCGGCTCGATGCCCATCAAGGTGCTGCACATCTCCGACGCGCACATGGCTCCCTGGCAGCACCGCAAGCAGGATTGGCTGGCGTCACTGGCGCAGCTGCAACCGGATCTGATCGTCAACACCGGCGACAACCTCGGGCATCGTGACGGGCTCGAGGGAATCCGTCGGGCGTTCGAGCCCTTCGCCGGCATCCCCGGCATGTTCGTGCACGGGTCCAACGACGTCACCGAGCCCTCGCCGCGCAACCCGCTGCGGTACTTCTCGGGTCCCTCGAAGAAGCACCACAAGGCCCCCGAACTCGACACCGCCGCAATGGACGCGTTCTTCACGGACGAGCTCGGATGGACCGGTCTGAACAATACGGCCGCCCGCCTACAGGTCGCCGGCAACACTGTCGACTTCTTCGGCGTCGACGACGCGCATCGCAACTGGGACCGCCTCGACGATCTTCCCGCCGCGATCGATGCTCTCGGCCCTCGTCCTGACGGAGCCTCGGTCATCGGCGTGACGCATGCGCCGTACCAGCGGGTGCTGAACAGGTTCGTCGATCTCGGTGCCGAGGCGATCTTCGGCGGCCACACGCACGGTGGCCAGGTGTGCCTCCCCGGCTTCGGCGCGCTCGTGGCGAACTGCGACATCCCGCTGAAGCAGGCCAAGGGGCTCAGCACCTGGACCCATGATCACCGCACCGTGCCGCTGAACGTCAGCGCCGGCTGCGGGCACTCGATCTATGCGCCGGTGCGCTTCGCCTGCAGGCCCGAAGCGACATTGCTGACGCTCACGGCGCGATGA
- a CDS encoding VanZ family protein, translating to MSSRRRFVRIATIAIGVPFLAVIAFLALTPRRIEERIPNVLDLVLATAHRLGWTSLDFMTLEILANVLVFIPVGIIAYVFAPRRLRWLALLAGPAASVSIELVQLLALPNRVPSIADVAENVLGATIGVALCALASRVLNSPASASPTLETS from the coding sequence ATGAGCTCACGACGACGCTTCGTCCGCATCGCGACGATCGCCATCGGCGTTCCGTTCCTCGCCGTGATCGCCTTCCTCGCCCTGACTCCACGACGCATCGAGGAGCGCATCCCGAACGTGCTCGACCTGGTGCTCGCGACCGCGCATCGACTCGGCTGGACGTCTCTCGATTTCATGACCCTCGAGATCCTCGCGAACGTTCTCGTGTTCATCCCGGTCGGCATAATCGCCTACGTCTTCGCACCGCGCAGACTCCGGTGGCTGGCGCTGCTGGCGGGTCCTGCAGCATCCGTGTCCATCGAACTCGTCCAGCTGCTCGCGCTGCCGAACCGGGTCCCTTCGATCGCCGACGTCGCCGAGAACGTGCTCGGGGCGACGATCGGCGTCGCCCTGTGCGCACTGGCGAGCAGAGTTCTCAACTCCCCCGCATCCGCATCTCCTACTCTGGAAACATCATGA
- a CDS encoding HAD-IIB family hydrolase: MTTPALVAFDLDDTLALSKSPISPRIAELLRALLHRVEVAIISGGNEAQFRTQVIAQLGETDAAALGRLHLLPTCGTRYLRHDGTSFAPLYAHDLTDDEKTRALTALREEADRLGLWETEPWGEILEDRGSQITFSALGQKAPGDAKHAWDPSGAKRLTLRDAVAARVPDLEVRAGGSTSIDITRAGIDKAYGMTQLAEFTGIPLSSMLFYGDRLDEGGNDYPVLALGVPSVAVDGWEDTADKLDELLKAL, encoded by the coding sequence ATGACTACGCCTGCCCTCGTCGCCTTCGACCTCGATGACACGCTCGCTCTCTCGAAGAGTCCCATCAGCCCCCGCATTGCCGAATTGCTGCGTGCCCTGCTGCACCGGGTCGAAGTCGCGATCATCTCGGGCGGCAACGAGGCCCAGTTCCGCACACAGGTCATCGCTCAGCTCGGAGAGACGGACGCCGCCGCGCTCGGCCGCCTGCATCTGCTCCCCACCTGCGGCACACGCTACCTGCGCCACGACGGCACCTCGTTCGCACCGCTCTATGCGCACGATCTCACCGACGACGAGAAGACGAGAGCACTCACCGCACTGCGCGAGGAAGCCGATCGGCTCGGGCTGTGGGAGACGGAGCCCTGGGGCGAGATCCTCGAGGACCGCGGCTCACAGATCACGTTCTCGGCCCTCGGGCAGAAAGCCCCGGGCGACGCCAAGCACGCATGGGATCCCAGCGGCGCCAAGCGTCTGACTCTGCGCGACGCCGTCGCGGCCCGCGTACCCGACCTCGAGGTGCGCGCCGGCGGTTCGACGTCGATCGACATCACCCGCGCGGGCATCGACAAAGCCTACGGTATGACGCAGCTGGCCGAGTTCACCGGCATCCCCCTCTCCTCGATGCTGTTCTACGGCGACCGTCTCGATGAGGGCGGCAACGACTATCCGGTGCTCGCCCTCGGCGTGCCCTCGGTGGCGGTCGACGGCTGGGAAGACACGGCCGACAAGCTCGACGAGCTGCTGAAGGCCCTCTGA
- a CDS encoding DUF1295 domain-containing protein, translated as MDALLIVVITAAVASIACWVLSLITRDTSWVDRAWSIVPVVYAWIFVVGGFARGDGSARIVVMAVLITAWGIRLTANFARKGGYTGMEDYRWAILRKRMRPWQFHIFNLLFIVGYQMTLLVLITLPVDLAARHPSALTIWDLLFAAAFILFLLGETAADQQQWSFHQRKKQAGGVLPPGFATLGLFRYSRHPNFFFEQAQWWALYAIGATAAVASGAGALGVVNPTVVGPALLSVLFIGSTIFTESITASKYPDYAVYRRTTSMLVPWLPRRAASRDA; from the coding sequence ATGGATGCTCTGCTCATCGTCGTCATCACAGCCGCCGTCGCGAGCATCGCGTGCTGGGTGCTCTCTCTGATCACCCGAGACACCTCATGGGTCGATCGCGCATGGTCGATCGTTCCTGTCGTCTACGCCTGGATCTTCGTCGTCGGCGGGTTCGCCCGCGGCGACGGGTCGGCCCGCATCGTGGTCATGGCCGTGCTGATCACCGCCTGGGGCATCCGCCTCACCGCGAATTTCGCGCGCAAGGGCGGCTACACGGGCATGGAGGACTACCGCTGGGCGATCCTGCGCAAAAGGATGAGGCCTTGGCAGTTCCATATCTTCAACCTGCTGTTCATCGTCGGGTACCAGATGACGCTCCTGGTGCTCATCACCCTGCCGGTCGATCTCGCCGCGCGGCACCCGAGCGCATTGACGATCTGGGATCTGCTGTTCGCCGCCGCGTTCATCTTGTTCCTCCTGGGCGAGACCGCGGCCGACCAGCAGCAATGGAGCTTCCACCAGCGCAAGAAGCAGGCGGGAGGGGTTCTCCCGCCCGGCTTCGCCACTCTGGGGCTGTTCCGCTACAGCCGCCACCCCAACTTCTTCTTCGAGCAAGCCCAGTGGTGGGCGCTGTACGCGATCGGTGCGACAGCGGCGGTGGCCTCCGGAGCCGGTGCACTCGGCGTCGTGAACCCGACGGTCGTCGGCCCCGCGCTGCTGTCAGTGCTCTTCATCGGCTCGACGATCTTCACCGAGTCGATCACGGCGTCGAAGTACCCCGACTACGCGGTCTACCGGCGCACCACATCGATGCTGGTGCCCTGGCTGCCACGCCGGGCTGCATCCCGAGACGCCTGA
- a CDS encoding alpha-hydroxy acid oxidase: MVQRQVPNPAELLELMKFKKPELNGKKRRLDAALTIADLRTIAKRRTPKAAFDYTDGAAEGELSLSRARQAFQDVEFHPGILRPAPHVDTSVDILGGPSALPFGIAPTGFTRLMQTEGEVAGAGAAAAAGIPFTLSTLGTTSIEGVKAVTLREPQGPIPGRNWFQLYVMRDREISYELTRRAAAAGFDTLHFTVDTPVAGARLRDKRNGFSIPPQLTLGTIVNAIPRPWWWYDFLTTPKLEFASLSTTGGTVGELLDAAMDPTISYDDLAVIRDLWPGKIVIKGVQNVEDSLRLKDAGVDGIVLSNHGGRQLDRAPIPFHLLPKVREAVGGDFTVMIDTGIMNGADIVASVALGADFTLIGRAYLYGLMAGGREGVDRTIAILRGEIERTMRLLGVSSLAELEPTHVTQLTRLVPVSRSVSEIAAR, from the coding sequence ATGGTCCAGCGCCAGGTACCCAATCCCGCTGAGCTGCTCGAACTGATGAAGTTCAAGAAGCCCGAGCTGAACGGCAAGAAGCGCCGTCTCGACGCCGCCCTGACGATCGCCGACCTCCGCACGATCGCCAAGCGTCGCACGCCCAAGGCCGCCTTCGATTACACCGACGGTGCGGCCGAGGGAGAGCTGTCGCTGTCACGCGCCCGCCAGGCTTTCCAGGACGTGGAGTTCCACCCCGGCATCCTGCGACCGGCGCCTCATGTCGACACCTCCGTCGACATCCTCGGCGGACCATCGGCGCTGCCCTTCGGCATCGCGCCGACCGGTTTCACCCGCCTCATGCAGACCGAGGGCGAGGTGGCTGGCGCGGGAGCCGCGGCCGCTGCCGGCATCCCGTTCACCCTGTCGACGCTCGGCACGACGTCTATCGAGGGCGTCAAGGCCGTCACCCTTCGAGAGCCTCAGGGACCCATTCCAGGAAGGAACTGGTTCCAGCTGTATGTCATGCGCGATCGCGAGATCTCCTACGAGCTCACCCGGCGCGCTGCGGCAGCCGGTTTCGACACCCTGCACTTCACGGTCGACACTCCGGTCGCCGGTGCGCGTCTGCGCGACAAGCGCAACGGGTTCAGCATCCCGCCGCAGCTGACCCTCGGCACGATCGTCAACGCGATTCCGCGGCCGTGGTGGTGGTACGACTTCCTCACCACTCCGAAGCTGGAGTTCGCCTCGCTCAGCACCACGGGCGGCACCGTCGGCGAACTGCTCGACGCCGCCATGGATCCCACGATCAGCTACGACGACCTCGCCGTCATCCGCGACCTCTGGCCCGGCAAGATCGTGATCAAGGGCGTGCAGAACGTCGAGGACTCGCTGCGATTGAAAGACGCCGGTGTCGACGGCATCGTGCTGTCGAATCACGGCGGGCGGCAGCTCGATCGTGCGCCGATCCCGTTCCACCTCCTGCCGAAGGTCCGCGAAGCGGTCGGCGGCGACTTCACCGTCATGATCGACACCGGAATCATGAACGGCGCCGACATCGTCGCCTCGGTCGCGCTCGGCGCGGACTTCACGCTCATCGGCCGGGCATACCTGTACGGCCTGATGGCCGGCGGACGCGAGGGAGTCGACCGGACGATCGCGATCCTGCGCGGCGAAATCGAGCGCACCATGCGCCTGCTCGGCGTCTCGTCCCTCGCAGAACTCGAGCCCACGCACGTCACGCAGCTCACCCGACTGGTGCCGGTGTCGCGTTCGGTGTCGGAGATCGCGGCGCGCTGA
- a CDS encoding FadR/GntR family transcriptional regulator, protein MPEQRRAWRIVLEHIERDLLAGRLGPGDRLASERDLSADLGVGRSSVREALRVLEVMGLIRTATGSGPQSGAIVIATPSGGMSALLRLQVAAQGFPLTDVVQTRLVLEDAVVTALARSVDRDTSTVHRLLDAMDAEGLAPEEFLALDAQLHLALAEASGNSVISAMMAGLRTAIESYVQAGAASVVDWEAMAAHLRAEHRAIVSAVDAGEAEVAGTLVRRHITGYYTATGLTRETPTTH, encoded by the coding sequence ATGCCGGAGCAGCGCCGTGCATGGCGCATCGTGCTCGAGCACATCGAGCGCGACCTTCTCGCCGGCCGGCTCGGACCGGGCGACCGTCTCGCCTCCGAGCGCGACCTGTCAGCCGATCTCGGCGTCGGCCGTTCCAGCGTCCGCGAGGCGCTGCGGGTGCTCGAGGTCATGGGTCTCATCCGCACGGCGACCGGTTCCGGACCGCAGTCCGGGGCGATCGTCATCGCCACACCCTCCGGTGGCATGTCCGCCCTGCTGAGGCTCCAGGTTGCCGCTCAGGGATTCCCGCTGACCGACGTCGTGCAGACGCGACTCGTGCTCGAAGACGCGGTCGTGACCGCGCTGGCGCGATCCGTCGATCGAGACACGTCGACCGTCCACCGTCTGCTGGATGCGATGGATGCAGAGGGTCTCGCGCCAGAGGAGTTCCTCGCCCTCGATGCGCAGCTGCACCTCGCCCTCGCCGAGGCCAGCGGCAACTCTGTGATCTCGGCGATGATGGCGGGGCTGCGCACGGCGATCGAATCCTACGTGCAGGCGGGAGCGGCATCCGTCGTCGACTGGGAGGCCATGGCCGCCCACCTGCGGGCTGAGCACCGCGCGATCGTCTCGGCCGTCGACGCCGGCGAGGCCGAGGTCGCCGGCACTCTGGTCCGACGCCACATCACCGGCTATTACACCGCCACGGGCCTGACCCGAGAAACCCCCACCACGCACTGA
- a CDS encoding thymidine kinase: protein MAKLYFRYGAMNSGKSTSLLQAAYNYEERGQHVLLAKPAIDTKGASEISSRLGMTREVDFLVEADADARVLFAEHAEGKDIACLLIDEAQFLTPAQVDDLFRIAVEDGIPVIAYGIRNDFLTHAFPGSARLLAIAHSLEELKTICRCGRKAVFNGRVVGGRFVFDGDQVAIDEGAEGEAAPEVTTYESLCGSCYLQESGGRLG from the coding sequence GTGGCCAAGCTCTATTTCCGCTACGGAGCGATGAACTCGGGCAAGTCGACGTCATTGCTGCAGGCGGCGTACAACTACGAAGAGCGCGGCCAGCACGTGCTGCTCGCGAAGCCCGCGATCGACACCAAGGGCGCATCCGAGATCTCCAGCCGTCTGGGCATGACGCGAGAGGTCGACTTCCTGGTCGAGGCGGATGCTGACGCCAGAGTGCTCTTCGCCGAGCACGCCGAGGGCAAAGACATCGCGTGCCTGCTCATCGACGAGGCGCAGTTCCTCACGCCAGCCCAGGTCGACGACCTCTTCCGCATCGCGGTGGAGGACGGCATCCCGGTGATCGCCTACGGCATCCGAAACGACTTCCTCACGCATGCCTTTCCCGGCTCGGCGCGGTTGCTCGCGATCGCCCACTCGCTCGAGGAGCTGAAGACGATCTGCCGCTGCGGCCGCAAGGCCGTGTTCAACGGCCGCGTGGTCGGAGGGCGTTTCGTCTTCGACGGCGACCAGGTCGCGATCGACGAGGGTGCCGAGGGTGAGGCAGCCCCCGAGGTCACCACCTACGAGTCGCTCTGCGGCTCGTGCTACCTGCAGGAGTCCGGCGGCCGCCTGGGCTGA